The following are from one region of the Salvia splendens isolate huo1 chromosome 2, SspV2, whole genome shotgun sequence genome:
- the LOC121779819 gene encoding uncharacterized protein LOC121779819, with amino-acid sequence MKSKVSQQNRFLRIIAVPVRALSRARDFYVRSLSDYADKMNYGSAMAIPVTSQVTTLPRSFSVSSGRSEVEPDLFRASSTRSMGNRAEVESFIKQQMKMRAGPGAGARSGPHGMLPRSSSVAMGRIDEDRACVYFGEEDGSDFVSTKFPRSRSHAVSARRLPAF; translated from the coding sequence ATGAAATCGAAAGTGAGCCAGCAGAACCGGTTCTTGAGGATCAtcgcggttccggttcgggccCTGAGCAGGGCCAGGGATTTCTACGTGAGGAGCCTCTCGGACTACGCGGACAAGATGAACTACGGCAGCGCCATGGCGATCCCTGTGACATCGCAAGTGACGACGCTGCCGAGGAGCTTCAGCGTCAGCTCGGGCAGGTCTGAGGTCGAGCCAGATCTGTTTCGGGCCTCGTCGACCCGGAGCATGGGTAATCGGGCCGAGGTGGAGTCGTTCATCAAGCAGCAGATGAAGATGAGGGCGGGGCCGGGCGCAGGGGCCCGGTCTGGCCCGCATGGGATGCTGCCGAGGAGCAGCAGTGTTGCGATGGGGAGGATCGATGAAGATAGGGCGTGTGTCTATTTTGGGGAAGAAGATGGTAGTGATTTTGTTAGTACCAAGTTTCCAAGAAGCAGAAGCCATGCCGTCTCTGCAAGAAGATTGCCAGccttttga